A genomic region of Mycobacterium senriense contains the following coding sequences:
- the groL gene encoding chaperonin GroEL (60 kDa chaperone family; promotes refolding of misfolded polypeptides especially under stressful conditions; forms two stacked rings of heptamers to form a barrel-shaped 14mer; ends can be capped by GroES; misfolded proteins enter the barrel where they are refolded when GroES binds) has product MSKIIEYDETARRAIEAGVNTLADAVRVTLGPRGRHVVLAKAFGGPTVTNDGVTVAREIDLEDPFENLGAQLVKSVATKTNDVAGDGTTTATVLAQALVKGGLRLVAAGANPIELGAGISKAADAVSEALLASATPVSGKDAIAQVATVSSRDQLLGELVGEAMTKVGTDGVVSVEESSTLSTELEFTEGVGFDKGFLSAYFVTDFDAQQAVLDEPVILLHQDKISSLPDLLPMLEKVAESGKPLLIIAEDIEGEALATLVVNSIRKTLKAVAVKAPFFGDRRKAFLEDLAVVTGGQVINPDAGLLLREVGTDVLGSARRVVVSKDDTVIVDGGGSKDAVANRIKQLRAEIEASDSDWDREKLQERLAKLAGGVAVIQVGAATETALKERKESVEDAVAAAKAAVEEGIVAGGGSALLQTRKALKKLRESLTGDQALGVDVFSEALAAPLYWIATNAGLDGAVAVHKVAELPAGQGLNAATLSYGDLIADGVVDPVKVTRSAVLNAASVARMVLTTETAIVDKPAEEEDHGHGHHHHH; this is encoded by the coding sequence ATGAGCAAGATCATTGAGTACGACGAGACCGCGCGTCGCGCCATCGAGGCGGGTGTGAACACGCTCGCCGACGCGGTGCGGGTGACGCTCGGTCCGCGCGGCCGGCATGTGGTGCTGGCCAAGGCATTCGGTGGCCCGACGGTCACCAACGACGGTGTGACCGTCGCGCGTGAGATCGACCTGGAAGACCCGTTCGAGAACCTGGGTGCCCAGCTGGTGAAGTCGGTGGCGACCAAGACCAACGACGTCGCGGGCGACGGCACCACGACGGCGACCGTGCTGGCGCAGGCGCTGGTCAAGGGCGGCCTGCGACTGGTCGCGGCCGGCGCCAACCCCATCGAGCTGGGGGCGGGCATCAGCAAGGCCGCCGACGCGGTGTCCGAGGCGCTGCTGGCGTCGGCCACCCCGGTCTCCGGCAAGGACGCGATCGCGCAGGTGGCGACCGTATCGTCGCGCGACCAGCTGCTGGGTGAGCTGGTCGGCGAGGCGATGACCAAGGTCGGCACCGACGGCGTGGTCAGCGTCGAAGAATCCTCGACGCTGAGCACCGAGCTCGAGTTCACCGAGGGCGTCGGTTTCGACAAGGGCTTCCTGTCGGCGTATTTCGTCACCGACTTCGACGCCCAGCAGGCCGTGCTGGACGAGCCGGTGATCCTGTTGCACCAGGACAAGATCAGCTCGCTGCCCGACCTGCTTCCCATGCTGGAGAAGGTCGCTGAGTCAGGCAAGCCGCTGCTGATCATCGCCGAGGACATCGAGGGCGAAGCGCTGGCGACCCTGGTCGTCAACTCCATCCGCAAGACGCTCAAGGCCGTCGCGGTCAAGGCGCCGTTCTTCGGCGACCGCCGCAAGGCGTTCCTCGAGGACCTGGCGGTGGTGACCGGTGGCCAGGTGATCAACCCCGACGCGGGCCTGCTGTTGCGTGAGGTCGGCACGGACGTGCTCGGTTCGGCCCGCCGCGTGGTGGTCAGCAAGGACGACACCGTCATCGTCGACGGCGGTGGCTCCAAGGATGCGGTGGCCAACCGGATCAAGCAGTTGCGTGCCGAGATCGAGGCGAGCGACTCCGACTGGGACCGGGAAAAGCTGCAGGAGCGGCTGGCCAAGCTGGCCGGCGGCGTGGCCGTGATCCAGGTGGGAGCGGCCACCGAGACCGCGCTCAAGGAACGCAAGGAAAGCGTCGAGGACGCCGTCGCGGCGGCCAAGGCCGCGGTCGAGGAGGGCATCGTCGCGGGCGGCGGCTCGGCGCTGCTGCAGACTCGCAAGGCGCTGAAAAAGCTGCGCGAGTCCCTGACCGGTGATCAGGCACTGGGCGTCGACGTGTTCTCCGAGGCGTTGGCGGCGCCGCTGTACTGGATCGCCACCAACGCCGGGCTCGACGGCGCGGTCGCAGTGCACAAGGTGGCCGAACTGCCTGCCGGACAGGGACTCAACGCGGCCACCCTGTCCTACGGCGACCTGATCGCCGACGGCGTCGTCGACCCGGTCAAGGTCACCCGTTCGGCGGTGCTCAACGCGGCCTCGGTGGCCCGGATGGTCCTCACCACCGAAACGGCGATCGTGGACAAGCCCGCCGAGGAGGAAGACCACGGCCACGGTCATCACCACCATCACTGA
- the groES gene encoding co-chaperone GroES, translating into MAKVKIKPLEDKILVQANEAETTTASGLVIPDTAKEKPQEGTVVAVGPGRWDEDGAKRIPLDVSEGDTVIYSKYGGTEIKYGGEEYLILSARDVLAVVSK; encoded by the coding sequence GTGGCGAAGGTGAAGATCAAGCCACTCGAGGACAAGATTCTCGTGCAGGCCAACGAGGCCGAGACCACGACCGCGTCTGGTCTGGTCATTCCTGACACCGCCAAGGAGAAGCCGCAGGAAGGCACCGTCGTCGCAGTCGGCCCCGGCCGGTGGGACGAAGACGGCGCGAAGCGCATCCCGCTGGACGTCTCGGAAGGCGACACCGTCATCTACAGCAAGTACGGCGGCACCGAGATCAAGTACGGCGGCGAGGAGTACCTGATCCTGTCGGCACGCGACGTGCTGGCTGTCGTCTCCAAGTAA
- a CDS encoding C39 family peptidase, whose translation MYAGNSLMNRVALLVAIAITISVACTSLIGPANADPNGRMYGNPQEAAAYWRYQHQEDCGLMAVADVVGQLTGHEPTQVGIELRGIFTPSESHGGGVYFFDGTSPQDMVMLLQHYGVQSAITTGNSMGTLEQDLAGGHKVIAALNAETIWNYPQGKGQRTKADHAVVVTGVDTANNIVHLNDSGTPKGRDEQIPMATFTQAWSTSDNLLIVTEATGYGTVPWVPHI comes from the coding sequence GTGTACGCCGGCAACTCTTTGATGAACCGCGTCGCCCTCCTCGTGGCGATCGCCATCACGATATCGGTCGCCTGCACCAGCTTGATCGGGCCGGCCAATGCCGACCCGAACGGCCGGATGTACGGCAACCCGCAGGAAGCCGCCGCCTACTGGCGCTACCAGCACCAGGAAGACTGCGGCCTGATGGCCGTCGCCGACGTGGTCGGCCAGCTCACCGGTCACGAGCCCACCCAGGTCGGCATCGAGTTGCGCGGCATCTTCACCCCGAGCGAATCCCACGGCGGAGGCGTCTACTTCTTCGACGGCACGTCGCCGCAGGACATGGTCATGCTGCTGCAGCATTACGGCGTCCAGTCCGCGATAACCACCGGCAACAGCATGGGGACACTGGAGCAGGACCTAGCCGGCGGACACAAGGTGATTGCCGCGCTCAACGCCGAAACCATCTGGAATTACCCCCAGGGCAAGGGTCAGCGGACCAAGGCCGATCACGCCGTCGTTGTCACCGGGGTCGACACCGCCAACAACATCGTTCACCTCAACGACAGCGGCACCCCCAAAGGCCGCGACGAGCAGATCCCCATGGCCACCTTCACCCAAGCCTGGTCGACCAGCGACAACTTACTCATCGTTACCGAGGCAACCGGCTACGGCACCGTGCCGTGGGTGCCCCACATCTGA
- the tsaD gene encoding tRNA (adenosine(37)-N6)-threonylcarbamoyltransferase complex transferase subunit TsaD — protein sequence MTNVLAIETSCDETGVGIARLDADGTVTLLADEVASSVDEHVRFGGVVPEIASRAHLEALGPAMRRALSTAGVDKPDVVAATIGPGLAGALLVGIAAAKAYSAAWDVPFYAVNHLGGHLAADVYEHGPLPECVALLVSGGHTHLLHVRSLGEPIVELGSTVDDAAGEAYDKVARLLGLGYPGGRVLDELARTCGREAAEIPAFPRGMTGPRDDPYAFSFSGLKTAVARYLESHPDAVNADVAAGFQEAVADVLTKKAVRAASDLGVQTLLIAGGVAANSRLRELAEQRCAAAGLTLRIPRPRLCTDNGAMIASFAAHLVAAGAPPSPLDAPSDPGLPVVKAQLP from the coding sequence ATGACAAATGTCCTCGCGATCGAAACCTCTTGTGACGAAACGGGAGTCGGCATCGCACGACTGGACGCCGACGGCACCGTGACACTGCTGGCCGACGAGGTGGCGTCCAGCGTCGACGAGCACGTGCGGTTCGGCGGCGTGGTACCCGAGATCGCTTCACGCGCCCACCTGGAGGCGTTGGGCCCCGCCATGCGCCGTGCGCTGTCGACCGCCGGCGTGGACAAGCCCGACGTCGTCGCGGCCACCATCGGCCCCGGGCTGGCCGGCGCCCTGTTGGTGGGAATCGCCGCGGCGAAAGCGTATTCGGCCGCCTGGGACGTGCCCTTCTACGCGGTGAACCACCTGGGCGGACACCTGGCCGCCGACGTCTACGAGCACGGGCCGCTGCCCGAGTGTGTGGCGCTGCTGGTCTCCGGCGGCCATACCCACCTGTTGCACGTGCGCTCGCTCGGCGAGCCGATCGTCGAGCTGGGCAGCACCGTCGACGACGCCGCCGGCGAGGCCTACGACAAGGTGGCGCGGCTGCTGGGCCTGGGCTACCCGGGCGGCAGGGTGCTCGACGAGCTGGCCCGCACGTGCGGCCGGGAGGCCGCGGAGATCCCCGCCTTCCCGCGCGGCATGACCGGGCCGCGCGACGACCCGTACGCGTTCAGCTTCTCCGGGCTCAAGACGGCCGTCGCGCGCTATCTGGAAAGCCACCCGGACGCCGTCAACGCCGACGTCGCGGCCGGGTTCCAGGAGGCCGTCGCCGACGTGCTGACCAAAAAGGCGGTGCGCGCCGCCAGCGATCTGGGCGTACAGACCCTGCTGATCGCCGGGGGAGTGGCCGCTAATTCGCGGTTGCGCGAGCTGGCGGAGCAGCGCTGCGCGGCGGCCGGACTGACGCTGCGGATCCCCAGGCCCCGGCTGTGCACCGACAACGGGGCGATGATCGCGTCCTTCGCCGCGCACCTGGTGGCCGCCGGGGCGCCGCCCTCGCCGCTGGACGCGCCCAGCGACCCGGGCCTGCCGGTGGTAAAAGCGCAGTTGCCCTGA
- the rimI gene encoding ribosomal protein S18-alanine N-acetyltransferase, whose amino-acid sequence MTAHSGAVTVGGLTRSDAQRCAELEAQLFDGDDPWPAAAFHRELASAHNHYVGARVGETLVGYAGISRLGRTPPYEYEVHTIGVDPAYQGRGIGRRLLDELLTFADGGAVYLEVRTDNAAAIGLYTSVGFEQISLRRRYYRVSGADAYTMRREART is encoded by the coding sequence GTGACCGCCCACAGCGGGGCGGTCACCGTCGGCGGCCTGACCCGGTCCGACGCGCAGCGCTGCGCCGAGCTGGAGGCACAGCTGTTCGACGGCGACGACCCGTGGCCCGCGGCGGCATTCCACCGCGAATTGGCCAGTGCGCACAACCATTACGTGGGAGCCCGGGTCGGCGAGACGCTGGTCGGCTACGCCGGTATCTCGCGGCTGGGCCGCACCCCGCCGTATGAGTACGAGGTGCACACCATCGGCGTGGATCCGGCATACCAGGGCCGGGGCATCGGCCGCCGGCTGCTCGACGAGCTGCTGACCTTCGCCGACGGCGGCGCGGTGTACCTGGAGGTCCGCACCGACAACGCGGCGGCCATCGGGCTGTATACCAGCGTCGGGTTCGAGCAGATCAGCCTGCGCCGCCGCTACTACCGCGTCAGCGGCGCCGACGCGTACACGATGCGGCGGGAGGCCCGCACATGA
- the tsaB gene encoding tRNA (adenosine(37)-N6)-threonylcarbamoyltransferase complex dimerization subunit type 1 TsaB, which produces MSIVLALDTATPAVTAGVVRRDDLSVLAARVTVDPRAHAERLTPNVVAALADAGLAMADLGAVVVGCGPGPFTGLRAGMATAAAYGHALGIPVHGVCSLDSIGVRTTGDVLVVTDARRREVYWARYRDGVRTHGPAVSAPAAVDPGTAAAVAGSPEHAALFGLPVCEPSCPTPAGLVAAVADWSADPEPLVALYLRRPDAKPLAARR; this is translated from the coding sequence ATGAGCATCGTCCTTGCCCTGGACACCGCCACCCCGGCGGTGACGGCCGGCGTGGTTCGCCGTGACGACCTGAGCGTGCTGGCCGCGCGGGTCACCGTCGACCCGCGGGCCCACGCCGAACGGCTCACCCCGAATGTCGTTGCGGCCCTGGCTGATGCGGGGCTGGCGATGGCCGACCTGGGTGCCGTCGTGGTGGGCTGCGGCCCGGGTCCGTTCACCGGTCTGCGGGCCGGGATGGCCACCGCGGCCGCCTATGGGCATGCGCTGGGCATCCCGGTGCACGGCGTGTGCAGCCTGGACTCCATCGGCGTGCGAACCACCGGGGACGTGTTGGTGGTCACCGACGCCCGCCGCCGCGAGGTGTACTGGGCCCGCTACCGCGACGGCGTGCGCACGCACGGCCCCGCGGTCAGCGCCCCGGCCGCCGTCGACCCGGGCACCGCCGCGGCCGTCGCCGGCTCGCCCGAACACGCCGCCCTGTTCGGCCTGCCGGTGTGCGAGCCCAGCTGCCCGACGCCGGCGGGATTGGTTGCCGCGGTGGCCGATTGGTCTGCCGACCCCGAACCGCTGGTGGCCCTGTATCTGCGGCGGCCCGACGCCAAACCGTTGGCGGCACGCCGGTGA
- the tsaE gene encoding tRNA (adenosine(37)-N6)-threonylcarbamoyltransferase complex ATPase subunit type 1 TsaE — protein sequence MVEVNGGNATLERVEDTMALGSRLGQHLRAGDVVVLSGPLGAGKTVLAKGIAAAMDVDGPVTSPSYVLARVHPPRRAGAPTMIHVDLYRLLDHTGNQGADLLGELDSLDLDSDLDDAVVVVEWGEGLVERLAERHLDIRLERVTNSDVRIATWQWADNADNEGDS from the coding sequence GTGGTTGAGGTCAACGGCGGGAACGCGACGCTGGAGCGCGTCGAGGACACCATGGCGCTGGGGTCGCGGCTGGGGCAACACCTGCGGGCGGGCGACGTGGTGGTGCTCTCCGGCCCGCTCGGCGCGGGAAAGACCGTGCTGGCCAAGGGAATCGCTGCGGCGATGGATGTCGACGGGCCGGTCACCTCACCGTCCTACGTGTTGGCGCGGGTGCATCCGCCGCGGCGCGCCGGCGCCCCGACCATGATTCACGTCGACCTGTACCGGCTGCTCGACCACACCGGCAACCAGGGCGCCGACCTGCTCGGTGAACTCGATTCACTGGACTTGGACAGCGATCTCGACGACGCTGTGGTCGTGGTGGAATGGGGCGAGGGCCTGGTCGAGCGGCTCGCCGAGCGTCATCTGGACATCCGGCTGGAGCGCGTCACCAATTCTGACGTTCGGATCGCGACCTGGCAGTGGGCCGACAACGCCGACAATGAGGGCGATTCATGA
- a CDS encoding alpha/beta fold hydrolase — translation MTAVATIIGASARRSMTQRATAEDPYAHEDFNRLEDDPSLVVTTPDGIPLAVREAGPADAPLTLVFVHGFCLQMGAFHFQRTRLPDQLGPDVRMVFYDQRGHGRSGEADPETYTLTQLGRDLQTVLNVVAPRGLIVLVGHSMGGMTVLSHARQFPEQYGRRIVGAALISSAAEGVSRSPLGEILKNPALEAVRVAARSAPKLMHRGRNVSRSLIGPVLRAASYSDLQVSRSLDAFSQRMMNSTPIPTMVGFLDALEEHDETAGLWTLLRVPTLIACGDHDLLTPDEYSRKMAASLPQSELVIVAGASHLALLDKPDAINGGLVRLVRRATPTKAALRIRRMRERLRRRG, via the coding sequence GTGACCGCCGTCGCCACCATCATCGGAGCCTCGGCCCGCCGGTCGATGACCCAGCGCGCCACAGCCGAAGATCCTTACGCCCATGAGGATTTCAACCGGCTCGAGGACGACCCCAGCCTGGTGGTGACCACCCCGGACGGGATACCGCTGGCGGTCCGCGAGGCGGGCCCGGCCGATGCGCCGCTGACCCTGGTGTTCGTCCACGGATTCTGCCTGCAGATGGGCGCCTTTCATTTTCAGCGCACGCGGCTGCCCGATCAGTTGGGCCCCGACGTGCGGATGGTCTTCTACGACCAGCGCGGGCACGGCAGGTCCGGCGAGGCCGACCCCGAGACCTACACGCTGACCCAGCTCGGCCGCGACCTGCAGACCGTGCTGAACGTGGTGGCCCCGCGCGGACTGATCGTGCTGGTGGGCCATTCGATGGGCGGCATGACGGTGCTGTCCCATGCCCGCCAGTTCCCCGAGCAGTACGGGCGGCGCATCGTGGGCGCCGCGCTGATTTCCTCAGCGGCCGAAGGTGTTTCGAGGTCACCGCTGGGCGAAATACTGAAAAACCCTGCGCTGGAAGCTGTCCGGGTCGCAGCCCGGTCCGCTCCGAAGCTGATGCACCGCGGTCGCAACGTGTCCCGCTCGTTGATCGGCCCGGTGCTGCGGGCCGCCTCCTACAGCGACCTGCAGGTAAGCCGCAGCCTGGACGCGTTCTCCCAGCGGATGATGAACAGCACCCCGATCCCCACCATGGTGGGTTTCCTCGACGCGCTGGAAGAGCATGACGAAACCGCCGGGCTGTGGACACTGCTGCGCGTCCCTACCCTGATCGCCTGCGGCGACCACGACCTGCTCACCCCGGACGAATATTCGCGAAAGATGGCCGCGAGCCTGCCGCAGTCCGAGCTGGTCATCGTCGCCGGGGCCAGCCACCTGGCGCTGCTGGACAAGCCCGACGCCATCAACGGCGGACTGGTCCGACTGGTCAGGCGGGCCACCCCGACCAAGGCGGCGCTGCGGATACGGCGGATGCGAGAAAGGTTGCGGCGCCGTGGTTGA